In a single window of the Falco rusticolus isolate bFalRus1 chromosome 11, bFalRus1.pri, whole genome shotgun sequence genome:
- the FYB2 gene encoding FYN-binding protein 2 isoform X3, whose amino-acid sequence MERAARWWNKRSYLPLCWKTTIWPPGRTRVHGSEVTTSRFSNSALIHGLCSYHWAGHKSSPATCTQSWHSFSSCRGSSPSLGGFPANSWLGRTPLSSPRPPGSSRAFHVRSLSLALESKVRLGCESIGPTPRPLRMVGARLSSVSTCRGGNVQPEVTCHTHHLHISEEQCGRTLQTIEGVTDFRALRAKFQNDSNLASKLVQPHKKPPTEIVPKLGSGGNAVSSPLPLSKREGIILKPKGEPAHPARPHPALTQCNPLAHPPAKLGYVEPTGHNREHKGNILEKGPSSPKNSPQKPLPSHCTDRQGSAQRASEGPALPSSFHHALRMWENTLSCSEKASATLPAQRAANLYVHPSLEQRAARAPAVLSSSRMRPAGSEPALALPAQKKDALRGRGPALPHAPTGHRSSDEAGAEGAVATKSCQLGYRAPREQPQHQKGSEPPFCQPRAGKWSPCPRSKWPRIKPLPSAESLGPAPGKPARPPKFDLSAFQSAILSVHRGNETTAEEEDYLTPESAQLEEHHNYEETLMYLNQSGDTTTLCVIEVPKAEPEEHKKQKTDFLFAKSSSGGAVVEDEKEEEPSLEREKQEAKKILKTGGNGYISPTSSAKEDGGGGVKVLPVKQDVSSTQAAEHPTLQGLAKDGAEILRYMHVGAPKPGVEITALNQNTWQSLQAWEDIYDDVGEMQDRLSHGSDASSPFTSASISGNGCEETYEDVETGGDNPTKLETEKQKRFGNLFKIEKLKLKNTRFKENLRLFSTSTPNLAAVSQEDMVYDNVEVGQRELRNIFKIKKSNVEKSRKMEKEEKFFRETFMYDKEINIVNTAIAACSVPSKRRVDLPVIAGEQLDVIDVAEDNAVICRNLEGRYGYVLVEHLNFRCPLP is encoded by the exons ATGGAGCGAGCGGCTCGATGGTGGAACAAGCGATCCTATCTCCCCCTCTGCTGGAAAACCACGATATGGCCTCCTGGCAGAACACGG GTCCATGGCTCTGAAGTCACAACCTCCCGATTCTCCAACAGTGCTTTAATTCATGGCCTGTGTTCATACCACTGGGCGGGTCATAAATCCTCCCCAGCTACCTGCACACAAAGCTGGCATTCATTTTCATCATGCCGcggctccagccccagcttgGGGGGCTTCCCTGCCAACTCCTGGCTCGGCAGGACCCCGCTTTCTTCTCCGAGaccaccaggcagcagcagggcttttCATGTG cgCTCCTTAAGCTTGGCTCTGGAAAGTAAGGTCAGGTTAGGCTGTGAGAGCATCGGTCCCACTCCAAGGCCGTTAAGGATGGTTGGGGCAAGGCTTTCCTCAGTGTCCACGTGCAGGGGGGGGAACGTCCAGCCAGAAGTCACGTGTCACACCCATCACCTTCACATCAGTGAGGAGCAATGCGGGAGGACCCTTCAGACAATC GAAGGTGTGACTGATTTCCGAGCTCTCCGagcaaaatttcaaaatgacTCCAACTTGGCCAGCAAGCTGGTGCAGCCACACAAGAAGCCTCCCACCGAGATCGTGCCCAAGCTGGGCTCTGGAGGGAACGCTGTGTCCAGCCCTCTGCCCCTGAGTAAGAGAGAAGGGATAATACTAAAACCCAAGGGTGAACCTGCCCATCCTGCCCGTCCGCACCCTGCGCTCACCCAATGCAACCCCTTGGCACATCCTCCAGCCAAGCTGGGATACGTGGAGCCGACGGGGCACAACAGAGAGCACAAAGGCAACATCTTGGAGAAAGGGCCGAGTTCTCCCAAGAACAGTCCACAGAAACCTCTGCCATCCCATTGCACTGACCGGCAAGGATCAGCCCAAAGAGCCTCAGAGGGCCCTGCACTCCCAAGTTCTTTCCACCATGCCCTACGGATGTGGGAAAACACTTTATCCTGCAGCGAGAAAGCAAGTGCGACACTCCCAGCCCAACGGGCAGCAAACTTATACGTGCACCCTTCCCTGGAGCAGAGGGCAGCGCGTGCTCcggctgtgctgagcagcagcaggatgcgACCAGCTGGCAGTGAGCCTGCGCTGGCCTTGCCTGCCCAGAAGAAGGATGCTCTGCGCGGCCGTGGGCCGGCTCTTCCCCACGCTCCCACAGGACACAGGAGCTCTGACGAAGCAGGTGCTGAGGGCGCAGTGGCAACCAAATCCTGCCAGCTGGGTTATCGTGCACCAAGAGAGCAACCTCAGCACCAAAAAG GATCAGAGCCTCCCTTCTGCCAGCCCAGAGCAGGAAAATGGTCTCCGTGCCCCAGGAGCAAGTGGCCAAGGATTAAACCTCTCCCTTCAGCTGAATCCctgggtcctgcccctgggaagCCTGCAAGACCCCCAAAGTTCGATCTCAGTGCTTTCCAAAGCGCCATACTTTCAGTCCACAGGGGGAATGAAACAA ctgctgaagaagaGGATTACTTGACCCCCGAAAG TGCCCAACTTGAAGAGCATCATAATTATGAAGAGACCCTGATGTACCTGAATCAGTCTGGGGACACCACAACCTTGTGTGTCATTGAAG TACCCAAGGCAGAGCCTGAAGAACACAAG aaacagaagacagattttCTCTTTGCCAAATCCAg TTCTGGAGGAGCTGTAGTAGAagatgaaaaagaggaagagcCAAGTCTTgaaagagagaaacaggaagcaaagaaaattctcaAG ACAGGTGGAAATGGATACATATCTCCCACTAGCTCAGCCAAGGAAGATGGTGGAGGTGGGGTGAAGGTGCTGCCAGTGAAGCAGGATGTGTCAAGTAcccaggctgcagagcatcCTACCCTACAAGGGCTGGCAAAAGACGGAGCAGAGATCT TGCGCTACATGCATGTTGGTGCCCCAAAACCAGGGGTAGAGATAACAGCCTTGAACCAAAACACCTGGCAGTCTCTGCAGGCATGGGAGGACATATATGATGACGTTGGGGAAATGCAAGATAGACT CAGCCACGGGTCGGATGCCTCAAGTCCGTTCACTTCAGCCAGCA TTTCAGGAAACGGCTGTGAAGAAACATATGAAGATGTTGAGACTGGGGGTGATAATCCAACAAAACTGGA aacagaaaaacagaagagatttgGAAACTTGTTCAAGATAGAAAAGTTGAAGCTGAAGAATACCAGGTTCAAGGAGAACTTAAG ACTGTTTTCCACTTCGACACCAAATTTAG CGGCTGTTTCCCAGGAGGACATGGTGTACGACAATGTCGAGGTGGGGCAGAGAGAGCTGAG AAATATCTTCAAAATCAAGAAGAGCAATgtggaaaaaagcaggaagatggaaaaagaagagaagttTTTTAGAGAAACATTTATG taCGATAAGGAGATCAACATTGTCAACACAGCCATTGCCGCGTGCTCGGTCCCTAGTAAGAGGAGGGTTGATCTCCCAGTCATAGCTGGAGAACAGCTAGATGTTATTGATGTCGCGGAGGACAACGCAGTGATTTGCCGCAATTTGGAGGGCAGAT aTGGATATGTTCTAGTGGAGCACTTGAACTTCAG GTGCCCATTGCCgtga
- the FYB2 gene encoding FYN-binding protein 2 isoform X2, which translates to MERAARWWNKRSYLPLCWKTTIWPPGRTRVHGSEVTTSRFSNSALIHGLCSYHWAGHKSSPATCTQSWHSFSSCRGSSPSLGGFPANSWLGRTPLSSPRPPGSSRAFHVRSLSLALESKVRLGCESIGPTPRPLRMVGARLSSVSTCRGGNVQPEVTCHTHHLHISEEQCGRTLQTIEGVTDFRALRAKFQNDSNLASKLVQPHKKPPTEIVPKLGSGGNAVSSPLPLSKREGIILKPKGEPAHPARPHPALTQCNPLAHPPAKLGYVEPTGHNREHKGNILEKGPSSPKNSPQKPLPSHCTDRQGSAQRASEGPALPSSFHHALRMWENTLSCSEKASATLPAQRAANLYVHPSLEQRAARAPAVLSSSRMRPAGSEPALALPAQKKDALRGRGPALPHAPTGHRSSDEAGAEGAVATKSCQLGYRAPREQPQHQKGSEPPFCQPRAGKWSPCPRSKWPRIKPLPSAESLGPAPGKPARPPKFDLSAFQSAILSVHRGNETTAEEEDYLTPESAQLEEHHNYEETLMYLNQSGDTTTLCVIEVPKAEPEEHKKQKTDFLFAKSSSGGAVVEDEKEEEPSLEREKQEAKKILKTGGNGYISPTSSAKEDGGGGVKVLPVKQDVSSTQAAEHPTLQGLAKDGAEILRYMHVGAPKPGVEITALNQNTWQSLQAWEDIYDDVGEMQDRLHGSDASSPFTSASISGNGCEETYEDVETGGDNPTKLETEKQKRFGNLFKIEKLKLKNTRFKENLRLFSTSTPNLAAVSQEDMVYDNVEVGQRELREKDDKYKTWMPKFLMAKDSKDQRRSSDDVERNIFKIKKSNVEKSRKMEKEEKFFRETFMYDKEINIVNTAIAACSVPSKRRVDLPVIAGEQLDVIDVAEDNAVICRNLEGRYGYVLVEHLNFRCPLP; encoded by the exons ATGGAGCGAGCGGCTCGATGGTGGAACAAGCGATCCTATCTCCCCCTCTGCTGGAAAACCACGATATGGCCTCCTGGCAGAACACGG GTCCATGGCTCTGAAGTCACAACCTCCCGATTCTCCAACAGTGCTTTAATTCATGGCCTGTGTTCATACCACTGGGCGGGTCATAAATCCTCCCCAGCTACCTGCACACAAAGCTGGCATTCATTTTCATCATGCCGcggctccagccccagcttgGGGGGCTTCCCTGCCAACTCCTGGCTCGGCAGGACCCCGCTTTCTTCTCCGAGaccaccaggcagcagcagggcttttCATGTG cgCTCCTTAAGCTTGGCTCTGGAAAGTAAGGTCAGGTTAGGCTGTGAGAGCATCGGTCCCACTCCAAGGCCGTTAAGGATGGTTGGGGCAAGGCTTTCCTCAGTGTCCACGTGCAGGGGGGGGAACGTCCAGCCAGAAGTCACGTGTCACACCCATCACCTTCACATCAGTGAGGAGCAATGCGGGAGGACCCTTCAGACAATC GAAGGTGTGACTGATTTCCGAGCTCTCCGagcaaaatttcaaaatgacTCCAACTTGGCCAGCAAGCTGGTGCAGCCACACAAGAAGCCTCCCACCGAGATCGTGCCCAAGCTGGGCTCTGGAGGGAACGCTGTGTCCAGCCCTCTGCCCCTGAGTAAGAGAGAAGGGATAATACTAAAACCCAAGGGTGAACCTGCCCATCCTGCCCGTCCGCACCCTGCGCTCACCCAATGCAACCCCTTGGCACATCCTCCAGCCAAGCTGGGATACGTGGAGCCGACGGGGCACAACAGAGAGCACAAAGGCAACATCTTGGAGAAAGGGCCGAGTTCTCCCAAGAACAGTCCACAGAAACCTCTGCCATCCCATTGCACTGACCGGCAAGGATCAGCCCAAAGAGCCTCAGAGGGCCCTGCACTCCCAAGTTCTTTCCACCATGCCCTACGGATGTGGGAAAACACTTTATCCTGCAGCGAGAAAGCAAGTGCGACACTCCCAGCCCAACGGGCAGCAAACTTATACGTGCACCCTTCCCTGGAGCAGAGGGCAGCGCGTGCTCcggctgtgctgagcagcagcaggatgcgACCAGCTGGCAGTGAGCCTGCGCTGGCCTTGCCTGCCCAGAAGAAGGATGCTCTGCGCGGCCGTGGGCCGGCTCTTCCCCACGCTCCCACAGGACACAGGAGCTCTGACGAAGCAGGTGCTGAGGGCGCAGTGGCAACCAAATCCTGCCAGCTGGGTTATCGTGCACCAAGAGAGCAACCTCAGCACCAAAAAG GATCAGAGCCTCCCTTCTGCCAGCCCAGAGCAGGAAAATGGTCTCCGTGCCCCAGGAGCAAGTGGCCAAGGATTAAACCTCTCCCTTCAGCTGAATCCctgggtcctgcccctgggaagCCTGCAAGACCCCCAAAGTTCGATCTCAGTGCTTTCCAAAGCGCCATACTTTCAGTCCACAGGGGGAATGAAACAA ctgctgaagaagaGGATTACTTGACCCCCGAAAG TGCCCAACTTGAAGAGCATCATAATTATGAAGAGACCCTGATGTACCTGAATCAGTCTGGGGACACCACAACCTTGTGTGTCATTGAAG TACCCAAGGCAGAGCCTGAAGAACACAAG aaacagaagacagattttCTCTTTGCCAAATCCAg TTCTGGAGGAGCTGTAGTAGAagatgaaaaagaggaagagcCAAGTCTTgaaagagagaaacaggaagcaaagaaaattctcaAG ACAGGTGGAAATGGATACATATCTCCCACTAGCTCAGCCAAGGAAGATGGTGGAGGTGGGGTGAAGGTGCTGCCAGTGAAGCAGGATGTGTCAAGTAcccaggctgcagagcatcCTACCCTACAAGGGCTGGCAAAAGACGGAGCAGAGATCT TGCGCTACATGCATGTTGGTGCCCCAAAACCAGGGGTAGAGATAACAGCCTTGAACCAAAACACCTGGCAGTCTCTGCAGGCATGGGAGGACATATATGATGACGTTGGGGAAATGCAAGATAGACT CCACGGGTCGGATGCCTCAAGTCCGTTCACTTCAGCCAGCA TTTCAGGAAACGGCTGTGAAGAAACATATGAAGATGTTGAGACTGGGGGTGATAATCCAACAAAACTGGA aacagaaaaacagaagagatttgGAAACTTGTTCAAGATAGAAAAGTTGAAGCTGAAGAATACCAGGTTCAAGGAGAACTTAAG ACTGTTTTCCACTTCGACACCAAATTTAG CGGCTGTTTCCCAGGAGGACATGGTGTACGACAATGTCGAGGTGGGGCAGAGAGAGCTGAG AGAGAAGGATGACAAGTACAAAACCTGGATGCCAAAATTTCTGATGGCAAAAGACAGTAAGGACCAAAGGAGAAGCAGCGATGATGTGGAAAG AAATATCTTCAAAATCAAGAAGAGCAATgtggaaaaaagcaggaagatggaaaaagaagagaagttTTTTAGAGAAACATTTATG taCGATAAGGAGATCAACATTGTCAACACAGCCATTGCCGCGTGCTCGGTCCCTAGTAAGAGGAGGGTTGATCTCCCAGTCATAGCTGGAGAACAGCTAGATGTTATTGATGTCGCGGAGGACAACGCAGTGATTTGCCGCAATTTGGAGGGCAGAT aTGGATATGTTCTAGTGGAGCACTTGAACTTCAG GTGCCCATTGCCgtga
- the FYB2 gene encoding FYN-binding protein 2 isoform X1 — translation MERAARWWNKRSYLPLCWKTTIWPPGRTRVHGSEVTTSRFSNSALIHGLCSYHWAGHKSSPATCTQSWHSFSSCRGSSPSLGGFPANSWLGRTPLSSPRPPGSSRAFHVRSLSLALESKVRLGCESIGPTPRPLRMVGARLSSVSTCRGGNVQPEVTCHTHHLHISEEQCGRTLQTIEGVTDFRALRAKFQNDSNLASKLVQPHKKPPTEIVPKLGSGGNAVSSPLPLSKREGIILKPKGEPAHPARPHPALTQCNPLAHPPAKLGYVEPTGHNREHKGNILEKGPSSPKNSPQKPLPSHCTDRQGSAQRASEGPALPSSFHHALRMWENTLSCSEKASATLPAQRAANLYVHPSLEQRAARAPAVLSSSRMRPAGSEPALALPAQKKDALRGRGPALPHAPTGHRSSDEAGAEGAVATKSCQLGYRAPREQPQHQKGSEPPFCQPRAGKWSPCPRSKWPRIKPLPSAESLGPAPGKPARPPKFDLSAFQSAILSVHRGNETTAEEEDYLTPESAQLEEHHNYEETLMYLNQSGDTTTLCVIEVPKAEPEEHKKQKTDFLFAKSSSGGAVVEDEKEEEPSLEREKQEAKKILKTGGNGYISPTSSAKEDGGGGVKVLPVKQDVSSTQAAEHPTLQGLAKDGAEILRYMHVGAPKPGVEITALNQNTWQSLQAWEDIYDDVGEMQDRLSHGSDASSPFTSASISGNGCEETYEDVETGGDNPTKLETEKQKRFGNLFKIEKLKLKNTRFKENLRLFSTSTPNLAAVSQEDMVYDNVEVGQRELREKDDKYKTWMPKFLMAKDSKDQRRSSDDVERNIFKIKKSNVEKSRKMEKEEKFFRETFMYDKEINIVNTAIAACSVPSKRRVDLPVIAGEQLDVIDVAEDNAVICRNLEGRYGYVLVEHLNFRCPLP, via the exons ATGGAGCGAGCGGCTCGATGGTGGAACAAGCGATCCTATCTCCCCCTCTGCTGGAAAACCACGATATGGCCTCCTGGCAGAACACGG GTCCATGGCTCTGAAGTCACAACCTCCCGATTCTCCAACAGTGCTTTAATTCATGGCCTGTGTTCATACCACTGGGCGGGTCATAAATCCTCCCCAGCTACCTGCACACAAAGCTGGCATTCATTTTCATCATGCCGcggctccagccccagcttgGGGGGCTTCCCTGCCAACTCCTGGCTCGGCAGGACCCCGCTTTCTTCTCCGAGaccaccaggcagcagcagggcttttCATGTG cgCTCCTTAAGCTTGGCTCTGGAAAGTAAGGTCAGGTTAGGCTGTGAGAGCATCGGTCCCACTCCAAGGCCGTTAAGGATGGTTGGGGCAAGGCTTTCCTCAGTGTCCACGTGCAGGGGGGGGAACGTCCAGCCAGAAGTCACGTGTCACACCCATCACCTTCACATCAGTGAGGAGCAATGCGGGAGGACCCTTCAGACAATC GAAGGTGTGACTGATTTCCGAGCTCTCCGagcaaaatttcaaaatgacTCCAACTTGGCCAGCAAGCTGGTGCAGCCACACAAGAAGCCTCCCACCGAGATCGTGCCCAAGCTGGGCTCTGGAGGGAACGCTGTGTCCAGCCCTCTGCCCCTGAGTAAGAGAGAAGGGATAATACTAAAACCCAAGGGTGAACCTGCCCATCCTGCCCGTCCGCACCCTGCGCTCACCCAATGCAACCCCTTGGCACATCCTCCAGCCAAGCTGGGATACGTGGAGCCGACGGGGCACAACAGAGAGCACAAAGGCAACATCTTGGAGAAAGGGCCGAGTTCTCCCAAGAACAGTCCACAGAAACCTCTGCCATCCCATTGCACTGACCGGCAAGGATCAGCCCAAAGAGCCTCAGAGGGCCCTGCACTCCCAAGTTCTTTCCACCATGCCCTACGGATGTGGGAAAACACTTTATCCTGCAGCGAGAAAGCAAGTGCGACACTCCCAGCCCAACGGGCAGCAAACTTATACGTGCACCCTTCCCTGGAGCAGAGGGCAGCGCGTGCTCcggctgtgctgagcagcagcaggatgcgACCAGCTGGCAGTGAGCCTGCGCTGGCCTTGCCTGCCCAGAAGAAGGATGCTCTGCGCGGCCGTGGGCCGGCTCTTCCCCACGCTCCCACAGGACACAGGAGCTCTGACGAAGCAGGTGCTGAGGGCGCAGTGGCAACCAAATCCTGCCAGCTGGGTTATCGTGCACCAAGAGAGCAACCTCAGCACCAAAAAG GATCAGAGCCTCCCTTCTGCCAGCCCAGAGCAGGAAAATGGTCTCCGTGCCCCAGGAGCAAGTGGCCAAGGATTAAACCTCTCCCTTCAGCTGAATCCctgggtcctgcccctgggaagCCTGCAAGACCCCCAAAGTTCGATCTCAGTGCTTTCCAAAGCGCCATACTTTCAGTCCACAGGGGGAATGAAACAA ctgctgaagaagaGGATTACTTGACCCCCGAAAG TGCCCAACTTGAAGAGCATCATAATTATGAAGAGACCCTGATGTACCTGAATCAGTCTGGGGACACCACAACCTTGTGTGTCATTGAAG TACCCAAGGCAGAGCCTGAAGAACACAAG aaacagaagacagattttCTCTTTGCCAAATCCAg TTCTGGAGGAGCTGTAGTAGAagatgaaaaagaggaagagcCAAGTCTTgaaagagagaaacaggaagcaaagaaaattctcaAG ACAGGTGGAAATGGATACATATCTCCCACTAGCTCAGCCAAGGAAGATGGTGGAGGTGGGGTGAAGGTGCTGCCAGTGAAGCAGGATGTGTCAAGTAcccaggctgcagagcatcCTACCCTACAAGGGCTGGCAAAAGACGGAGCAGAGATCT TGCGCTACATGCATGTTGGTGCCCCAAAACCAGGGGTAGAGATAACAGCCTTGAACCAAAACACCTGGCAGTCTCTGCAGGCATGGGAGGACATATATGATGACGTTGGGGAAATGCAAGATAGACT CAGCCACGGGTCGGATGCCTCAAGTCCGTTCACTTCAGCCAGCA TTTCAGGAAACGGCTGTGAAGAAACATATGAAGATGTTGAGACTGGGGGTGATAATCCAACAAAACTGGA aacagaaaaacagaagagatttgGAAACTTGTTCAAGATAGAAAAGTTGAAGCTGAAGAATACCAGGTTCAAGGAGAACTTAAG ACTGTTTTCCACTTCGACACCAAATTTAG CGGCTGTTTCCCAGGAGGACATGGTGTACGACAATGTCGAGGTGGGGCAGAGAGAGCTGAG AGAGAAGGATGACAAGTACAAAACCTGGATGCCAAAATTTCTGATGGCAAAAGACAGTAAGGACCAAAGGAGAAGCAGCGATGATGTGGAAAG AAATATCTTCAAAATCAAGAAGAGCAATgtggaaaaaagcaggaagatggaaaaagaagagaagttTTTTAGAGAAACATTTATG taCGATAAGGAGATCAACATTGTCAACACAGCCATTGCCGCGTGCTCGGTCCCTAGTAAGAGGAGGGTTGATCTCCCAGTCATAGCTGGAGAACAGCTAGATGTTATTGATGTCGCGGAGGACAACGCAGTGATTTGCCGCAATTTGGAGGGCAGAT aTGGATATGTTCTAGTGGAGCACTTGAACTTCAG GTGCCCATTGCCgtga
- the FYB2 gene encoding FYN-binding protein 2 isoform X6, with protein sequence MERAARWWNKRSYLPLCWKTTIWPPGRTRVHGSEVTTSRFSNSALIHGLCSYHWAGHKSSPATCTQSWHSFSSCRGSSPSLGGFPANSWLGRTPLSSPRPPGSSRAFHVRSLSLALESKVRLGCESIGPTPRPLRMVGARLSSVSTCRGGNVQPEVTCHTHHLHISEEQCGRTLQTIEGVTDFRALRAKFQNDSNLASKLVQPHKKPPTEIVPKLGSGGNAVSSPLPLSKREGIILKPKGEPAHPARPHPALTQCNPLAHPPAKLGYVEPTGHNREHKGNILEKGPSSPKNSPQKPLPSHCTDRQGSAQRASEGPALPSSFHHALRMWENTLSCSEKASATLPAQRAANLYVHPSLEQRAARAPAVLSSSRMRPAGSEPALALPAQKKDALRGRGPALPHAPTGHRSSDEAGAEGAVATKSCQLGYRAPREQPQHQKGSEPPFCQPRAGKWSPCPRSKWPRIKPLPSAESLGPAPGKPARPPKFDLSAFQSAILSVHRGNETTAEEEDYLTPESAQLEEHHNYEETLMYLNQSGDTTTLCVIEVPKAEPEEHKKQKTDFLFAKSSSGGAVVEDEKEEEPSLEREKQEAKKILKTGGNGYISPTSSAKEDGGGGVKVLPVKQDVSSTQAAEHPTLQGLAKDGAEILRYMHVGAPKPGVEITALNQNTWQSLQAWEDIYDDVGEMQDRLSHGSDASSPFTSASISGNGCEETYEDVETGGDNPTKLETEKQKRFGNLFKIEKLKLKNTRFKENLSREHCQVVGTCGFLGDADVQTCF encoded by the exons ATGGAGCGAGCGGCTCGATGGTGGAACAAGCGATCCTATCTCCCCCTCTGCTGGAAAACCACGATATGGCCTCCTGGCAGAACACGG GTCCATGGCTCTGAAGTCACAACCTCCCGATTCTCCAACAGTGCTTTAATTCATGGCCTGTGTTCATACCACTGGGCGGGTCATAAATCCTCCCCAGCTACCTGCACACAAAGCTGGCATTCATTTTCATCATGCCGcggctccagccccagcttgGGGGGCTTCCCTGCCAACTCCTGGCTCGGCAGGACCCCGCTTTCTTCTCCGAGaccaccaggcagcagcagggcttttCATGTG cgCTCCTTAAGCTTGGCTCTGGAAAGTAAGGTCAGGTTAGGCTGTGAGAGCATCGGTCCCACTCCAAGGCCGTTAAGGATGGTTGGGGCAAGGCTTTCCTCAGTGTCCACGTGCAGGGGGGGGAACGTCCAGCCAGAAGTCACGTGTCACACCCATCACCTTCACATCAGTGAGGAGCAATGCGGGAGGACCCTTCAGACAATC GAAGGTGTGACTGATTTCCGAGCTCTCCGagcaaaatttcaaaatgacTCCAACTTGGCCAGCAAGCTGGTGCAGCCACACAAGAAGCCTCCCACCGAGATCGTGCCCAAGCTGGGCTCTGGAGGGAACGCTGTGTCCAGCCCTCTGCCCCTGAGTAAGAGAGAAGGGATAATACTAAAACCCAAGGGTGAACCTGCCCATCCTGCCCGTCCGCACCCTGCGCTCACCCAATGCAACCCCTTGGCACATCCTCCAGCCAAGCTGGGATACGTGGAGCCGACGGGGCACAACAGAGAGCACAAAGGCAACATCTTGGAGAAAGGGCCGAGTTCTCCCAAGAACAGTCCACAGAAACCTCTGCCATCCCATTGCACTGACCGGCAAGGATCAGCCCAAAGAGCCTCAGAGGGCCCTGCACTCCCAAGTTCTTTCCACCATGCCCTACGGATGTGGGAAAACACTTTATCCTGCAGCGAGAAAGCAAGTGCGACACTCCCAGCCCAACGGGCAGCAAACTTATACGTGCACCCTTCCCTGGAGCAGAGGGCAGCGCGTGCTCcggctgtgctgagcagcagcaggatgcgACCAGCTGGCAGTGAGCCTGCGCTGGCCTTGCCTGCCCAGAAGAAGGATGCTCTGCGCGGCCGTGGGCCGGCTCTTCCCCACGCTCCCACAGGACACAGGAGCTCTGACGAAGCAGGTGCTGAGGGCGCAGTGGCAACCAAATCCTGCCAGCTGGGTTATCGTGCACCAAGAGAGCAACCTCAGCACCAAAAAG GATCAGAGCCTCCCTTCTGCCAGCCCAGAGCAGGAAAATGGTCTCCGTGCCCCAGGAGCAAGTGGCCAAGGATTAAACCTCTCCCTTCAGCTGAATCCctgggtcctgcccctgggaagCCTGCAAGACCCCCAAAGTTCGATCTCAGTGCTTTCCAAAGCGCCATACTTTCAGTCCACAGGGGGAATGAAACAA ctgctgaagaagaGGATTACTTGACCCCCGAAAG TGCCCAACTTGAAGAGCATCATAATTATGAAGAGACCCTGATGTACCTGAATCAGTCTGGGGACACCACAACCTTGTGTGTCATTGAAG TACCCAAGGCAGAGCCTGAAGAACACAAG aaacagaagacagattttCTCTTTGCCAAATCCAg TTCTGGAGGAGCTGTAGTAGAagatgaaaaagaggaagagcCAAGTCTTgaaagagagaaacaggaagcaaagaaaattctcaAG ACAGGTGGAAATGGATACATATCTCCCACTAGCTCAGCCAAGGAAGATGGTGGAGGTGGGGTGAAGGTGCTGCCAGTGAAGCAGGATGTGTCAAGTAcccaggctgcagagcatcCTACCCTACAAGGGCTGGCAAAAGACGGAGCAGAGATCT TGCGCTACATGCATGTTGGTGCCCCAAAACCAGGGGTAGAGATAACAGCCTTGAACCAAAACACCTGGCAGTCTCTGCAGGCATGGGAGGACATATATGATGACGTTGGGGAAATGCAAGATAGACT CAGCCACGGGTCGGATGCCTCAAGTCCGTTCACTTCAGCCAGCA TTTCAGGAAACGGCTGTGAAGAAACATATGAAGATGTTGAGACTGGGGGTGATAATCCAACAAAACTGGA aacagaaaaacagaagagatttgGAAACTTGTTCAAGATAGAAAAGTTGAAGCTGAAGAATACCAGGTTCAAGGAGAACTTAAG CAGAGAGCACTGCCAGGTTGTTGGTACTTGTGGCTTTCTGGGCGATGCTGATGTGCAAACTTGTTTCTAA